In the genome of Neovison vison isolate M4711 chromosome 3, ASM_NN_V1, whole genome shotgun sequence, one region contains:
- the WNT6 gene encoding protein Wnt-6 translates to MLPPAPSLLGLLLLLLLCPAHVGGLWWAVGSPLVMDPTSICRKARRLAGRQAELCQAEPEVVAELARGARLGVRECQFQFRFRRWNCSSHSKAFGRILQQDIRETAFVFAITAAGASHAVTQACSMGELLQCGCQAPRGRAPPRPPGLPGTPGPPGPAGSPDGSAAWEWGGCGDDVDFGDEKSRLFMDARHKRGRGDIRALVQLHNNEAGRLAVRSHTRTECKCHGLSGSCALRTCWQKLPPFREVGARLLERFHGASRVMGTNDGKALLPAVRTLKPPGRADLLYAADSPDFCAPNRRTGSPGTRGRACNSTAPDLSGCDLLCCGRGHRQESVQLEENCLCRFHWCCVVQCHRCRVRKELSLCL, encoded by the exons ATGCTGCCGCCCGCGCCCTCCCTCCtcgggctgctgctgctgctgctcctgtgTCCCGCGCACGTCGGTGGACTGTGGTG GGCGGTGGGCAGCCCCCTGGTCATGGACCCCACCAGCATCTGCAGGAAAGCACGGCGGCTGGCAGGACGGCAAGCCGAGCTGTGCCAGGCCGAGCCAGAAGTGGTGGCGGAGCTAGCCCGGGGCGCCCGGCTTGGGGTGCGAGAGTGCCAGTTCCAGTTCCGTTTCCGCCGCTGGAATTGCTCCAGCCACAGCAAGGCCTTTGGGCGCATCCTGCAGCAGG ACATCCGGGAGACGGCCTTCGTGTTTGCGATCACTGCTGCGGGCGCCAGCCACGCGGTTACGCAGGCCTGCTCTATGGGTGAGCTGCTGCAGTGCGGCTGCCAGGCACCCCGCGGgcgggccccgccccgcccccccggtCTGCCGGGCACCCCCGGACCCCCGGGCCCCGCCGGCTCCCCGGATGGCAGCGCCGCCTGGGAGTGGGGAGGCTGCGGCGACGACGTGGACTTCGGGGACGAGAAGTCGAGGCTCTTCATGGATGCGCGGCACAAGCGGGGTCGCGGAGACATCCGTGCCTTAGTGCAACTTCACAACAATGAGGCGGGCCGGCTg GCCGTGCGGAGCCATACGCGCACCGAGTGCAAGTGCCACGGGCTGTCGGGCTCGTGCGCGCTGCGGACCTGCTGGCAGAAGCTGCCCCCGTTCCGCGAGGTGGGCGCGCGGCTGCTCGAGCGCTTCCACGGCGCCTCGCGTGTTATGGGAACCAACGACGGCAAGGCTCTGCTGCCCGCGGTCCGCACTCTGAAGCCGCCTGGCCGCGCCGACCTCCTCTACGCAGCCGACTCGCCCGACTTCTGCGCTCCCAACAGGCGCACCGGCTCGCCCGGCACGCGTGGCCGCGCCTGCAACAGTACCGCTCCGGACCTCAGCGGCTGCGACCTGCTGTGCTGCGGCCGCGGGCACCGCCAGGAGAGCGTGCAACTCGAGGAGAACTGCCTATGCCGCTTCCATTGGTGCTGCGTCGTTCAGTGCCATCGCTGCCGCGTGCGCAAGGagctcagcctctgcctctga